A single region of the Dehalococcoidales bacterium genome encodes:
- a CDS encoding HisA/HisF-related TIM barrel protein — protein MNKGVTVIPFFDLLHTKVKLTEDSPEHEEGQDPVGIARQVSLGGADEIAFIDVDVPRLGFKIWEDIICQLQTAVDIPILFGYSMNTYEDFEVILNTGVDRVVIDVIADTDQSIIDRLSRNYGKERVVVAVRGKKNPPDSGKPEFELVHHLESEPTGINLIDWLKMAEFLGAGMVLLTSYDTAGTGKGYDIAMTQAITSAISIPVIAAGGAGELEHFYKVVSEAGASGVAASSVFLSGKLRPSEIKEYLEDKHIKVSQ, from the coding sequence ATGAATAAGGGTGTTACCGTTATTCCTTTTTTTGATCTTCTTCACACAAAGGTTAAATTAACAGAAGATTCGCCAGAGCATGAAGAAGGCCAGGATCCCGTTGGGATAGCCCGGCAAGTAAGCCTTGGGGGTGCTGATGAAATTGCTTTTATTGATGTTGATGTGCCTCGCTTGGGTTTTAAAATTTGGGAGGATATCATTTGTCAATTACAAACGGCGGTAGATATCCCGATATTATTCGGCTATTCAATGAATACTTACGAAGATTTCGAAGTAATCCTCAATACAGGTGTCGACCGGGTTGTGATTGATGTAATAGCGGATACCGATCAGTCAATAATTGACCGGTTATCCAGAAATTATGGCAAAGAAAGAGTTGTGGTAGCTGTCAGGGGTAAGAAAAATCCGCCTGATAGCGGCAAGCCTGAATTTGAACTGGTTCATCATCTTGAAAGTGAACCTACCGGTATAAATCTGATTGACTGGTTGAAAATGGCTGAATTTCTTGGGGCAGGCATGGTATTACTCACAAGTTATGATACAGCAGGCACTGGGAAAGGTTATGATATTGCCATGACTCAAGCGATAACCTCAGCGATATCCATACCGGTTATAGCTGCAGGAGGAGCTGGAGAGCTTGAACATTTCTATAAAGTTGTCAGCGAGGCTGGTGCTAGTGGTGTAGCCGCCTCTTCAGTATTTCTTTCAGGCAAACTTCGTCCTTCGGAGATAAAAGAGTATCTGGAAGACAAGCATATCAAGGTATCTCAATAA
- a CDS encoding NrpR regulatory domain-containing protein: protein MRVINQDGFEVERQRMAILRIIAHSRKAVGSKVIARLLGEQYGIELSERGVRYHLNLMDERGLTCKVSRRDGRLITPKGLEELEDAMVADKVGFVIDRIELLSYQVSFNPFDMTGRIPVNISIVPQKELTRALEAMEPVMQSRLCAGRLIAIAEEGKTLGETIIPPGCAGIATICSIIINGAMLKAGIPIDSRFGGILQFRNGYPFRFTDLIEYSGSSLDPSEIFISGRMTSVTETSASGEGKILANFREIPSICIEQAQAVFSSLEKAGINPPLIIGSPGKPVCGVPVGTGRIGLVLIGGLNPIAAAVEAGVAINSRAMSGSVDFADLVVFQQIIRK, encoded by the coding sequence ATGAGAGTCATTAACCAGGATGGCTTTGAAGTTGAGCGACAGCGCATGGCAATTCTGCGCATTATCGCCCATTCACGGAAAGCTGTTGGAAGCAAAGTGATTGCTCGCCTTCTTGGAGAGCAATACGGTATTGAATTGTCAGAACGCGGGGTGCGTTATCATTTAAACCTTATGGATGAGAGAGGGCTGACTTGTAAGGTCAGCCGGAGGGATGGCCGTTTGATTACACCTAAAGGCCTGGAAGAGCTTGAAGATGCCATGGTAGCGGATAAAGTTGGTTTTGTTATCGACCGTATTGAATTGCTCTCGTATCAAGTTTCGTTTAATCCCTTTGATATGACAGGCAGAATTCCTGTAAACATTTCTATTGTGCCTCAAAAAGAACTTACCCGTGCCTTGGAAGCAATGGAACCTGTCATGCAATCTCGTCTATGCGCTGGAAGGTTAATAGCAATTGCTGAAGAGGGAAAGACGCTGGGCGAGACTATTATCCCACCGGGTTGTGCCGGTATCGCAACTATTTGTAGTATTATAATTAATGGTGCAATGCTAAAAGCCGGCATTCCTATCGACTCTCGTTTTGGTGGAATACTCCAGTTTCGGAATGGGTATCCATTTAGATTTACAGACCTTATTGAATACTCCGGTTCCTCACTTGACCCTTCTGAAATATTTATTTCCGGGCGAATGACAAGTGTTACAGAAACATCCGCCTCAGGGGAAGGCAAGATTCTTGCCAATTTCAGAGAAATACCATCGATTTGTATAGAACAAGCACAAGCGGTATTTAGCAGCCTTGAAAAAGCTGGAATTAATCCCCCTTTGATCATAGGCAGTCCTGGTAAACCCGTCTGTGGTGTACCGGTTGGGACCGGGAGAATTGGACTAGTGCTAATCGGAGGGCTTAATCCTATAGCAGCCGCAGTTGAAGCCGGCGTTGCAATCAATTCCAGGGCTATGAGTGGATCTGTAGACTTCGCCGATCTTGTCGTTTTCCAGCAAATAATCAGAAAGTAG
- a CDS encoding ferritin family protein, translated as MKGTEAVLHGLELALKMEADGKKYYQQASLNSSNEAGRKLFASLALEEDEHARRFVDIYNQLKKNNHWPEVVVKTAPSQRFHTIFSESLDKINIANIKYDTEIKAVEAAREMEDESISLYTRLNSQAKSAVENDFFKAIIAEEREHSLALNDYAEYLRDPAGWFTVKERHSLDGA; from the coding sequence ATGAAAGGAACTGAAGCTGTTTTACATGGCCTGGAGTTGGCGTTGAAAATGGAAGCCGACGGTAAAAAATATTATCAACAAGCATCACTGAACAGCTCTAACGAAGCCGGTAGAAAACTTTTTGCTTCGCTTGCCTTGGAAGAAGATGAACATGCACGGCGATTTGTTGATATCTACAATCAGCTGAAAAAAAATAATCACTGGCCGGAAGTTGTTGTGAAAACCGCACCGAGCCAGAGATTCCATACTATATTTTCCGAGTCTTTGGATAAAATTAATATTGCGAACATTAAATATGATACGGAAATTAAAGCGGTTGAAGCTGCCAGGGAGATGGAAGACGAGTCTATTTCTTTATATACGCGCCTGAACAGCCAGGCGAAATCTGCCGTTGAAAATGACTTTTTTAAGGCTATTATTGCTGAAGAACGCGAACATTCGCTGGCTTTAAATGATTATGCCGAATATCTTCGTGATCCGGCAGGGTGGTTTACAGTTAAAGAACGCCATTCTCTGGACGGGGCATAG
- a CDS encoding Fe-Mn family superoxide dismutase, with amino-acid sequence MEYTARDYKHLKGTPGFSDSLLENHFTLYKGYVVNTNKLSAISSDMLHTNRESTPEFAELKRRFGFEFNGMRLHELYFGNLGSQIKLYKNSDFAKAIAQQFGSWENWEKDFKATGKMRGIGWVVLYQDTETGQLFNQWINEHETGHLATCEPLLVMDVFEHAYIGDYGLKRADYIEAFFSAIDWEAVNRRLK; translated from the coding sequence ATGGAATACACTGCCAGGGATTACAAGCATCTTAAAGGAACGCCCGGTTTCAGCGATTCTCTGTTGGAAAATCACTTTACTCTTTACAAGGGTTACGTCGTAAACACCAATAAATTATCAGCGATATCATCCGACATGCTTCACACCAACAGGGAGAGCACCCCTGAGTTTGCCGAGCTGAAAAGAAGATTTGGATTTGAGTTTAACGGAATGAGGCTCCATGAATTGTATTTTGGCAATCTCGGTAGCCAGATAAAACTGTATAAAAACTCGGATTTTGCCAAGGCTATTGCGCAACAGTTCGGTTCTTGGGAAAATTGGGAAAAAGATTTTAAGGCTACTGGGAAAATGCGAGGAATTGGCTGGGTGGTATTGTATCAGGACACCGAAACCGGCCAGTTGTTTAACCAATGGATAAATGAGCATGAAACCGGTCATCTGGCAACCTGTGAACCATTGCTGGTGATGGATGTGTTCGAGCATGCTTATATAGGCGATTATGGACTCAAGCGCGCTGATTATATTGAAGCCTTCTTTTCTGCAATCGATTGGGAAGCAGTTAACAGACGATTAAAATAA
- a CDS encoding DUF5679 domain-containing protein, giving the protein MQGYCVKCRAKREMKDARNIVMKNGRPATQGVCPVCGTKMFKIGKA; this is encoded by the coding sequence ATGCAGGGTTACTGCGTCAAATGCCGCGCCAAAAGGGAAATGAAAGATGCTCGGAATATCGTTATGAAGAACGGGCGTCCGGCTACTCAGGGTGTATGCCCCGTTTGTGGCACCAAGATGTTCAAAATTGGTAAAGCCTGA
- the nth gene encoding endonuclease III, whose translation MNQQIGKITYIIKLLENQYPTARIALTFSNPLELLVATILSAQCTDAVVNKVTPALFDKYRSPKEYSEADTSELENIIHSCGFYRNKAKSIQGAARTLLEKYDGKVPDTMAEMLALPGVARKTANVVLHNAFGKEEGIAVDTHVKRVSRLLSLTTHNNPDLIEKDLMSIVPKGYWGRFTYLLIEHGRNICIARRPKCHDCVLSDLCPSAAI comes from the coding sequence TTGAATCAGCAAATAGGCAAGATTACTTATATAATAAAACTTCTGGAAAACCAGTACCCGACTGCACGTATTGCCCTTACATTTTCAAATCCTCTGGAGCTTTTGGTGGCAACTATTCTTTCTGCACAGTGCACCGATGCTGTCGTCAACAAGGTTACTCCTGCTTTGTTTGACAAGTATAGGAGTCCAAAAGAATATTCTGAGGCAGATACGAGCGAACTTGAGAATATTATTCATTCTTGCGGATTCTATCGTAATAAAGCTAAAAGTATTCAAGGCGCGGCAAGAACATTGCTGGAAAAATACGATGGTAAAGTACCGGATACCATGGCTGAAATGCTTGCTTTGCCCGGTGTCGCACGCAAGACAGCAAATGTGGTGCTGCATAACGCCTTTGGTAAAGAGGAAGGCATAGCGGTAGATACTCACGTAAAACGCGTGAGTCGTCTTTTGAGTTTGACCACCCACAATAACCCAGATCTTATCGAAAAAGACTTGATGTCGATTGTTCCTAAAGGTTATTGGGGGCGTTTTACTTACTTGCTGATAGAGCATGGTCGTAATATTTGCATTGCTCGAAGGCCTAAGTGTCATGATTGCGTTCTTTCGGATTTGTGCCCATCGGCGGCAATTTAG
- a CDS encoding TatD family hydrolase: MFIDSHAHLYLEEFDYDREQVIINAHNAGVGIIINAGIDPDSSQEAIKLAGAFPGLLATAGIHPQATSSANYQSIEKIDMLAADTSVVAIGEIGLDYYRETQSKDVQLQVFEDMLAIASVKKLPVVIHCRSAEEDTLKVLNKWSGRTRPVRGKWRGIRHCFSENLETALLYVDMGFMLSFGAYVGYPSSKNLCPVLEELPSDSFLLETDSPYLPLQKMRGKRNDSSYIPLIAETIASIRGESISDVARNTTENARLIFGLDPSITII; this comes from the coding sequence TTGTTTATAGACAGTCACGCACACCTGTACCTTGAAGAGTTTGACTACGACCGGGAACAGGTGATAATAAATGCCCATAATGCTGGGGTAGGAATAATCATAAACGCCGGCATAGATCCTGATTCTTCGCAAGAGGCGATAAAACTGGCTGGCGCTTTTCCCGGTTTACTAGCTACTGCAGGAATTCATCCCCAGGCCACCTCTTCTGCTAATTACCAGTCAATTGAAAAGATAGATATGCTGGCAGCAGATACCAGTGTTGTAGCGATTGGTGAAATTGGACTCGATTACTACCGGGAAACTCAATCAAAAGATGTTCAGCTACAGGTTTTTGAAGATATGCTTGCTATCGCTTCGGTTAAAAAACTCCCGGTTGTTATCCACTGCCGCTCCGCTGAAGAAGATACGCTGAAGGTATTAAATAAATGGTCAGGGCGGACCCGCCCAGTCCGCGGAAAGTGGCGTGGTATAAGACATTGTTTTAGCGAAAACCTGGAAACCGCCTTACTTTATGTCGATATGGGCTTTATGCTTTCTTTCGGAGCTTATGTCGGTTATCCATCATCAAAAAACCTATGCCCGGTACTTGAAGAACTACCCTCGGACTCTTTCCTACTGGAAACCGACTCTCCCTATCTGCCTCTACAAAAAATGCGCGGAAAGCGTAACGACTCTTCATACATACCTCTTATTGCAGAAACAATCGCCTCAATCCGGGGAGAATCCATTTCAGATGTTGCCCGCAATACAACAGAAAATGCACGACTCATTTTCGGTCTGGACCCATCAATTACAATTATCTAA
- a CDS encoding NADH-quinone oxidoreductase subunit N yields MNWLDILPEIIIAATAAIIIIVDLISRRPMLSTVLAISGIAASMVVACTSTVKLQPLFDGMLFIDGWSKMIRVLLLIVAAGVVIASTDYQLKLKSLWAEYHALVLFALLGMMIMAMASNLISAFVAIEITTISFFILVGLLKNPSSSEAALKMMLTGAIASAVMLYGMAFIFGSTGSTGFSDIALHSNPDFSSGLLLGILLLMVGLFFEAGAVPFHMWIPDTYEGAPTPVTMYLSAGSKVAGIAIIARIFSMAFTHPQQLGAGWGIIVAVISAITMTLGNILALQQNNIKRLLAYSGIVHTGYMLIGIATIGLGSQISGDEKLFFYLVAFALAEIAVFSAVIVITRQVGSDNIESFTGLARRSPVMFATLSIGLFSLMGLPLTAGFMAKLFIFTSAINNGLLWLVIIAVINTVISAYYYLKVVRIMWLGKPSDDSSINLPKAPVMVSSLSGLGLLLLGIAPYLLLKLTENILIIP; encoded by the coding sequence TTGAACTGGCTAGATATACTACCCGAAATTATAATAGCTGCTACTGCTGCGATAATAATCATTGTAGACCTCATCAGCCGCAGACCAATGCTCTCCACCGTGCTTGCTATATCTGGTATAGCTGCATCGATGGTTGTTGCGTGCACTTCTACTGTTAAATTACAACCGCTTTTCGATGGCATGCTTTTTATAGACGGATGGAGCAAAATGATCAGAGTGCTCTTGTTGATAGTAGCCGCTGGCGTGGTAATCGCATCAACTGATTATCAACTCAAACTAAAAAGCCTGTGGGCAGAGTACCACGCTCTTGTATTATTCGCCCTGCTTGGTATGATGATCATGGCAATGGCCAGCAATCTGATTTCGGCTTTTGTTGCAATAGAGATTACCACCATATCGTTTTTTATTTTGGTTGGCCTGCTTAAAAATCCAAGTTCCAGTGAAGCTGCGCTCAAAATGATGCTTACCGGCGCTATTGCTTCTGCAGTTATGCTTTATGGCATGGCTTTTATTTTTGGATCCACCGGAAGCACTGGTTTTTCTGATATTGCACTGCATTCCAATCCGGATTTTTCCAGCGGTTTGTTACTGGGAATACTATTACTCATGGTCGGACTATTCTTTGAAGCCGGTGCGGTGCCTTTTCATATGTGGATTCCAGATACTTACGAGGGCGCACCAACTCCTGTAACCATGTATTTATCCGCGGGTTCCAAGGTTGCCGGCATAGCAATAATAGCGCGGATCTTCAGCATGGCTTTTACGCACCCGCAACAGCTTGGAGCAGGTTGGGGCATAATCGTCGCGGTTATAAGCGCAATCACTATGACACTCGGTAACATACTTGCCCTGCAACAAAATAATATTAAGCGCCTGCTGGCTTATTCAGGAATTGTCCATACGGGTTATATGTTGATCGGCATAGCAACCATCGGCCTTGGCAGTCAGATATCCGGAGATGAGAAACTGTTCTTCTATCTGGTTGCTTTCGCTCTGGCAGAAATTGCCGTTTTTTCCGCTGTTATTGTAATCACACGGCAAGTTGGCAGCGATAATATTGAAAGTTTTACCGGGCTGGCACGTCGCTCCCCGGTTATGTTTGCCACTCTGAGTATAGGTTTATTCTCCCTGATGGGATTACCACTAACTGCGGGTTTCATGGCAAAGCTCTTTATCTTTACTTCGGCTATCAATAATGGTTTACTTTGGCTCGTGATCATCGCAGTGATTAATACAGTCATTTCTGCGTATTACTATCTTAAAGTTGTGCGAATAATGTGGCTTGGCAAACCTTCCGACGATTCTTCTATCAATCTGCCAAAAGCCCCCGTAATGGTATCGTCGTTATCTGGGTTGGGATTACTGCTTCTGGGCATCGCCCCCTATTTACTCCTAAAACTCACAGAAAACATACTTATTATCCCCTGA
- a CDS encoding NADH-quinone oxidoreductase subunit M, with protein sequence MGFLSITIFLPVLGALLLSVLPEKNSRVPRVVALAITCSTLILSCVLFATYDRSLGGFQFVDVITWIPAISSSYHVGLDGLSLSLVTLTALLAVISVLASRHVSSQPKAFYAWLLLLQSCIMGVFSSLDLLLFFIFWELEVVPLYFLISTWGSNRKEHSAIKYVLFTLLGSAFMLAGIVALYFTAGTFSLTELYNTDFALVASGIPLAAMFFLLLAGFAVKLPIFPLHGWLPDTYSNAPTAASILLAGALSKMGGYGILRICLGLFPEVASNFAPIFMCLAVVNILYGGAIALKQKEIKRLIAYSSFSHMGFVLLGLFSLNEIGFTGAALQMVSHGLIIGLLFAGAAVLTERTGTSSIDKMGGLARQMPVLCGLVFVAAIGAMGVPTSSGFVAEISVYLGAFSANASIAKAVTIISLTGILISAAYMLNMMKNVFFGPVNESFNRIKDIYTIEKLYLGVLAAGIFTVGLYPQLITTVLKPAIKGLAVLWGG encoded by the coding sequence TTGGGATTTCTTTCAATAACAATATTCTTACCAGTTCTGGGAGCTCTGCTTCTTTCTGTTCTCCCTGAGAAAAACTCGCGCGTTCCACGTGTTGTTGCTCTTGCAATAACCTGTTCAACACTGATACTGAGCTGTGTCCTTTTTGCAACCTATGACCGTTCCCTGGGCGGATTTCAATTTGTTGACGTAATTACATGGATACCAGCGATTAGTTCCAGCTATCATGTTGGGCTGGACGGTTTAAGCTTAAGCCTGGTAACGCTTACCGCTCTGCTTGCGGTTATTTCAGTGTTAGCTTCCCGTCATGTGTCCAGCCAGCCCAAAGCTTTTTATGCCTGGCTTTTACTTCTTCAAAGCTGCATTATGGGAGTTTTCTCATCCCTTGATCTCCTACTGTTTTTCATTTTTTGGGAGCTTGAAGTCGTACCTCTTTATTTCCTTATTTCCACCTGGGGCAGTAATCGCAAAGAACATTCAGCTATCAAGTATGTTCTCTTTACACTTCTCGGCAGTGCATTTATGCTGGCAGGAATTGTTGCGTTATATTTTACCGCTGGTACTTTCAGCCTGACCGAATTATACAATACCGACTTTGCCTTGGTAGCCAGCGGAATTCCTCTAGCGGCTATGTTCTTCCTGCTGCTGGCCGGTTTTGCAGTGAAACTCCCCATTTTTCCCCTCCATGGCTGGCTGCCTGATACATATTCAAATGCGCCAACAGCTGCTAGTATTCTACTTGCCGGTGCCCTCAGTAAAATGGGAGGATATGGCATATTACGCATTTGTCTGGGTCTATTCCCAGAAGTAGCCTCGAACTTTGCCCCAATATTTATGTGCCTTGCCGTTGTAAATATCTTATACGGGGGAGCTATTGCCCTCAAGCAAAAAGAAATCAAGCGCCTGATTGCTTATTCCAGTTTCAGCCATATGGGTTTCGTCCTGCTTGGCCTGTTTTCTCTTAATGAAATCGGCTTCACCGGTGCAGCACTTCAAATGGTGAGTCACGGTCTCATCATCGGTTTGTTATTTGCCGGCGCAGCAGTTCTTACAGAACGCACTGGCACTAGCAGTATCGATAAAATGGGCGGTCTTGCCCGGCAGATGCCTGTACTTTGCGGACTCGTATTTGTGGCTGCTATCGGCGCAATGGGAGTACCAACAAGCAGCGGTTTTGTGGCAGAAATCTCGGTTTACCTGGGCGCCTTTTCTGCCAACGCAAGTATTGCGAAAGCTGTAACAATTATTTCCCTCACCGGCATTCTAATTTCGGCTGCTTATATGTTGAACATGATGAAAAATGTTTTCTTTGGACCGGTGAATGAAAGTTTCAACAGAATTAAGGATATCTACACAATCGAAAAGCTATATCTTGGGGTACTTGCTGCCGGTATTTTTACAGTCGGCTTGTATCCCCAGTTGATAACCACTGTTCTAAAGCCAGCCATAAAAGGTTTGGCGGTACTGTGGGGAGGTTAA
- the nuoL gene encoding NADH-quinone oxidoreductase subunit L, with protein MNNISELVFWLIPGLPLAAFVVVFIGLRTLRASAGFGALVSIGATIASFGLSLWTCIKMFYKPEIHLLDGFTWFSPGNTITADVGFLINPLTAIMLVVVSTISLLVQIYSIGYMRGDGGLNRYFSFISLFTFAMLSLVMSDNLLVMFMSWELVGLCSYLLIGFWFHRPEAANAAKKAFFITRIGDFGFLAAILVLFNAAGTFDIQGIHQAAAAGIISGSAITWAALGIFFGAMGKSAQFPLHTWLPDAMEGPTPVSALIHAATMVAAGVFLVARMYPLFELSEAALTVVSIVGGITALLAATIALVMWDIKRVLAYSTISQLGYMMAGIGLGGPAIAIFHLFTHAFFKALLFMGAGSVSHSTGTFDMRKMGGLSRYMPWTCVTFVIGALSLSGIWPLAGFFSKEAILANAANNQPVLFAILLLTVLLTAFYMFRVVFTTFGGRYNGQGKPHESPMVMLLPMIALAILAISSGWLNATGTIDSLLGDGIEQSWITGIFGVFSHLLTWVSLMLVAGGIFLAWTIYSKKWFSADRISTRFAPAYALLANKYWFDEFYNDIIGGTILNKGLFGAFEKLDNLIVDRAVNGTATLIHNTSALLRKAQNGKLQTYLFFFTAGLALILFLVIIIR; from the coding sequence ATGAATAATATTTCCGAACTAGTATTCTGGCTGATACCCGGATTGCCACTGGCGGCTTTCGTAGTTGTCTTTATAGGCTTGCGTACTTTACGTGCGAGCGCCGGCTTTGGCGCACTTGTATCTATCGGCGCAACGATTGCATCATTCGGGCTCTCTCTCTGGACGTGTATCAAGATGTTTTACAAGCCGGAAATCCATTTACTGGATGGTTTTACATGGTTTTCTCCCGGCAACACCATTACCGCCGATGTCGGCTTTCTCATCAATCCGCTAACTGCAATCATGTTGGTGGTCGTGAGTACAATCAGCCTGCTGGTTCAGATATACTCGATTGGTTACATGCGGGGAGATGGTGGATTGAACCGATACTTCTCTTTCATCTCACTATTCACTTTTGCCATGCTATCGCTGGTAATGTCGGATAATTTGCTTGTTATGTTCATGTCCTGGGAACTGGTTGGTCTTTGCTCATATCTCCTGATAGGTTTCTGGTTCCACCGTCCAGAGGCGGCTAACGCAGCTAAAAAAGCCTTCTTTATTACACGTATTGGGGATTTCGGGTTCCTGGCAGCTATTCTGGTTTTATTCAATGCTGCCGGCACTTTCGATATACAAGGTATCCATCAAGCCGCTGCTGCCGGTATTATATCCGGGTCAGCAATAACTTGGGCAGCTCTCGGTATATTTTTTGGCGCAATGGGTAAGTCTGCCCAGTTCCCACTTCATACCTGGCTGCCCGATGCCATGGAAGGCCCAACACCGGTCAGCGCGCTGATTCATGCTGCCACCATGGTAGCCGCAGGCGTCTTTCTAGTTGCGCGGATGTACCCTCTTTTTGAACTCTCTGAAGCTGCGTTGACTGTTGTATCAATCGTAGGGGGAATCACGGCATTGCTGGCAGCAACCATCGCGCTCGTGATGTGGGATATTAAAAGAGTACTTGCCTATTCGACAATTAGCCAGCTCGGCTATATGATGGCAGGCATTGGCCTCGGTGGACCGGCAATAGCTATTTTCCATCTTTTCACGCATGCGTTTTTTAAAGCACTCCTGTTTATGGGGGCTGGCTCGGTTAGCCATTCAACCGGTACGTTTGATATGCGTAAAATGGGTGGTCTTTCCCGGTATATGCCATGGACATGTGTCACCTTTGTGATTGGTGCCCTCAGCTTGTCAGGTATTTGGCCTCTAGCTGGTTTTTTTAGCAAGGAAGCCATCCTCGCCAATGCAGCAAATAACCAACCAGTACTTTTCGCAATTCTACTATTAACAGTCTTGTTGACAGCTTTTTATATGTTCAGGGTAGTGTTTACAACCTTTGGAGGCAGATATAACGGCCAGGGTAAACCACATGAGTCTCCAATGGTAATGCTGCTACCTATGATTGCCCTGGCAATTCTAGCAATATCTTCAGGTTGGCTAAACGCAACCGGCACTATTGATTCATTACTGGGAGATGGCATAGAACAATCTTGGATTACCGGGATTTTCGGCGTCTTTTCCCATCTACTAACGTGGGTATCACTGATGCTGGTAGCAGGCGGCATATTCCTTGCGTGGACTATCTATTCTAAAAAATGGTTTTCTGCTGATAGAATATCAACCAGATTCGCCCCAGCTTATGCCTTGCTAGCCAATAAATATTGGTTTGATGAATTTTATAACGATATTATTGGCGGAACAATACTAAATAAAGGTTTGTTTGGCGCCTTCGAGAAGTTAGATAATCTGATTGTAGACAGGGCAGTAAATGGAACTGCTACCCTGATACATAATACCAGCGCCCTATTGCGCAAGGCGCAAAACGGTAAGCTCCAGACATACTTGTTCTTTTTTACGGCTGGCCTGGCGTTAATATTATTCTTGGTAATAATAATCAGATAG
- the nuoK gene encoding NADH-quinone oxidoreductase subunit NuoK, giving the protein MPGLEHYLVLSALLFGIGLTGAIIKRNAIAVLMCIEIMLAGVNIAMVAFSRFITPVQLTGQLFTIFIIIVAAAEVAVGLSIILALYRHRQTVDTEKIDLLKW; this is encoded by the coding sequence ATGCCAGGGCTTGAACACTATTTAGTTCTTTCCGCTTTGTTGTTTGGCATTGGACTTACCGGGGCCATTATAAAGAGAAATGCCATTGCCGTTCTGATGTGCATAGAGATTATGCTGGCAGGTGTAAATATTGCCATGGTGGCATTTTCGCGTTTTATTACTCCGGTCCAGCTTACTGGGCAGCTCTTCACAATATTTATTATCATTGTAGCTGCCGCTGAGGTTGCAGTAGGGCTTTCTATTATCCTTGCCCTTTACCGCCACCGCCAGACGGTTGATACTGAAAAAATAGATTTACTCAAATGGTAA
- a CDS encoding NADH-quinone oxidoreductase subunit J, with amino-acid sequence MGMQIAFWILSVLVVVAATGVIWQNNLFRAALCLILCFVAAAGVFVTLSADFLAVTQLIINVGAVAILLIMSIMLTRNITNGSPANNLGLPALAATGILAAAIIIASFATDWLISPSSPIEPTTSTLADLLFNSEGFVFLIQLAAILVLTTVIGAIVLLKGEE; translated from the coding sequence ATGGGTATGCAAATTGCATTCTGGATATTGTCTGTTCTGGTTGTGGTTGCAGCCACTGGGGTAATCTGGCAAAATAACCTCTTTCGAGCCGCATTATGCCTCATCCTTTGTTTCGTAGCAGCAGCTGGGGTATTCGTAACTTTAAGCGCCGATTTTCTAGCAGTAACTCAGCTGATCATTAATGTAGGCGCCGTCGCCATATTGTTAATTATGTCAATCATGCTTACCCGTAATATTACCAACGGCAGCCCGGCTAATAATCTTGGTTTACCTGCCTTGGCTGCTACCGGCATCCTGGCAGCAGCCATCATTATTGCATCTTTTGCTACTGACTGGCTGATTTCCCCCTCATCACCAATTGAACCCACTACATCAACCCTTGCTGATCTGCTGTTTAATAGTGAGGGCTTCGTATTCCTGATACAACTGGCAGCAATCCTGGTGTTAACTACAGTGATCGGCGCTATAGTGTTGTTAAAGGGGGAGGAATAG